The DNA sequence ATGCCGCCCTGCACGCCGTCGATGATATTCTCAGCGAGTTTCCCGAGGCCCTGTTCTACGGGCAGGATGTGGGCGGGGAGCTGGGCGGCGTGTTCCGCGAAGCGGCGCTGCTGGCCAAGAAGTACGGCGACGCCCGCGTGTTCAACACCCCGATTCAGGAAGCCTACATCATGGGCTCCACGGCCGGCATGAGTGCGGTGGGGGCCAAGGCCATGGTCGAAATTCAGTTTGCCGACTACATCTGGCCCGGCCTCAACCAGCTGGTGGAAGAGCTCAGCAAGTCGTGCTACCTCTCCAACGGCAAGTTTCCGGTGCAGGCCCTGGTGCGGGTGCCCATCGGGGCCTACGGCGGCGGCGGGCCCTACCACTCGGGCTCCATCGAAAGCACGCTGCTCACGATTCGGGGCATTAAAGTAGTGTACCCCAGCAACGCGGCCGACATGAAGGGCCTGCTGCGCGCGGCCTTCCTCGACCCCAACCCGGTGGTGCTGCTTGAGCACAAAGGCCTGTATTGGAGCAAAGTACCGGGCACGGAGGACGCCAAAACCGTGGAGCCGGCCGCCGGCTACGTCATTCCGCTGGGCCAGGCAGCCATTGCCCAGCCGGCCGACGCCGAGCAGCTGCGCCTGGGCAACACCTGCGTGGTCGTTACCTACGGCATGGGCGTGCACTGGGCCAAAACGGCCAGCCGGCAGTTTGCCGGGCAGGTCGAAATCCTGGACCTGCGCACCCTCAACCCCCTGGACTTCGACGCGGTGCAGGCCGCCGTGCGCCGCCATGGCAAAGCCCTGGTGCTTACCGAAGAGCCCCTGATGAACTCCTTCGCCGAGTCATTGGCCGGCCGGATTCAGCGCACCTGCTTCCAGCAGCTCGACGCGCCCGTGTTTACGCTGGGCGCCGCCAACCTGCCCGCCATTGCTCTGAACGTGGAGCTGGAAAAGCAAATGCTACCCAGCGCCGAGAAAGTCGCCGCCGCCCTGGCCGAGCTGCTGGAATACTAGGGGAATGTGCTCAGGTGCTAATGTGAGGAATGTGCTGAGTGTGGAGGAATACTAGGGGAATGTGCTCAGGTGCTAATGTGAGGAATGTGCTGAATGTGGAGGAATGTGTCATTGCGAGGTGTAAGCCATTCCGCGCATCAAGCGGCGTCAGTTCGTCCTCTGAAAGGTGCTGAGCCTTCTAACGTGAAAAGCCCCTTACTACCGCGTGGAGTAAGGGGCTTTTCACATTAAAAGGTCATTGGTCACTAGCAGAGGACGCATTGCTTCGTGCCTCGCAATGACACCCTTTTCTCATTTCTCACATTTCCCCACATTAGCACCTGAGCACATTAACAATTAGCACATTAGAAAGGATAGCCGATGCCCAGGTTGAAGGCGGTTTGGTTGGGTGATTTGCCCAGGCGGAAGTTGGGCAGCACGTACTTGTTGCCCGGGGCGGTGGGGTCGTAGACTTTCGTGGCCACGTCGAGGCGCAGAATCAGGAAGGTGAAGTCGAAGCGGATGCCGATGCCGGAGCCCACGGCAAACTGGCGGTAGAACCGGTTGAGCCGGAACACGGCCTCCTGGCGCTTGGCGTCCTGTTCCTGCAGGGTCCAGACGTTGCCAAAATCAGTGAACAGCGCCCCGTTGATGAAGCTGTAAATTGGGAAGCGGTACTCCAGGTTGCCCTCGATGAGCACCTCGCCGGGCTGTTCCAGGTCGTAGTCGCGCACGGGCAGGCCGGTTTCTTCGTCGATGCGGTTCGAGCCGTCGTCGTTGAGCTTGTAGGTGGTGTAGGAGCCCGTGCCCAGCCGGCGCGGCCGCCAGGCCCGCACGCTGGAGCTACCCCCGGCGAAGAAATACTTGTCGTAGGGAATCGTGTACTGGCCGTCGGTTTTGGTCAGGGCGTGGGCCACGCCGGTGTTGAGGCGGTACACGAAGTACGATTTGGGCCCCAGCTTGTGGTAGCGGCGGTAGTCGGCGCTGAGCTTGGCGAAGTCGTACACCGTCAGGTTGGTGCTGTTCTGGTAGAGCGAGCGGGTCAGGCCCCCGACCTCGGCAAACAGGCGCAGGTAGCGCGCGTCGCGGGTCTGGGTGAAGTCGTTGGAGTTGTAGAGCGAGGTGGCGTTGATGCTGGGAATAAACAGGCTGGTAAAGCTGCGGAACAGCGGGGAGCCCTGCGTCACCCGCAGCGTTTCCAGGTCCTTCCTGAACTGGTCGTCGATGGTCGGCGTGTAAATCACGCTCAGGTCGAAGGGCGTCAGCACGTACTGGTGGAACACCGAGCGCTGCCAGATGTAGTCGTAGGTGGCTTCCAGGTTGGTGCGCGTGTACTCGGGCCGCCGCACGTAGGTGTAGCTGCTGCTGATGCGCGTTTTGGGGTTGTAGCGCGTCAGGAAGCGGTTCATGTTCCAGGGCACCAGGAACTGCGGGAGCACCAGGTTGGCGTTGGCCCCGAGCTGGGTGGTGAGCACGCTGCGGTCTTCGGTGCGGCTGAGCTGCCCTTCGAAGCCCGAGCGCAGGCCTAGCTCCAGCACCTCGGCGCCCCCGAAGATGTTGCGCACCTTCAGCCGGAAGTTGATGAACGGCCCCGGCAGGCCGGCCACGTAGGTGCCCCCGAATTCGGTGGTTTCCTGGTATTTCTTGGTGGGCGAGGCATTCACGGTGGCAATCAGCTGCCCCCGGTTGCTGATACTGTCGCCGTTCACGGGCCGGATTTTGTTGTAGCTCACCGTGTTGAACCGGAACATGTCCAGGTCGCTGAGCTGGCGCTGAGTCTGCAGGGTGTTTTGCAGGCTGTACCGCTCGCCGGGCCGCACGGAAAGCTTGCGGTCCAGCACGCGGGTGCTGAAGCGGTGCTGGTAGGCCAAATAATACACCGAGTCGCGCACCAGCGTGTCGCGCTTCACGCCGAAGCGCGTGGTACCGGCATCGGTGATAAAGCGCACCCGCTTGATATGGTACACCTGGTGCTGCTCGCCGGGGCCGGGGTCGGCAATGATGGTGCGCAGCCGCACGGTGGTGGGGGCAAAGCTGGTATCGGCCTCCAGGGTGATGTACTGCTGGCGGAAGTCGTAGTAGCCCGCGTTTTTGAGCAGGGTTTCCAGACGGCTGCGCTCCTGGCCGATGACGTTTTCGTTGTAGCGCTCATTCACCCGCAGCAGCGAGGCCGGCTGCCCGGCCAGCACCACCCGGGCCACGGCCGAGTCGGCAATGTCGTAGTCGAGCTGGGTGTAGTGAAACGGCTGGTTTTCGCGGATGCGGTAGGTCACCGTCACGCGGCGGTTGTGCACCGTGTCGGGCCGGGCAAAGAGGTGGGCCAGGGAAAAGCGCCGGTCCACGACGGTATCGGTGGCCGACACCTGGCTGCGGAAGAAGCCCTCCGACTTCAGGAAAATGGCAATCTGCTCCACGGTTTTGGCCGTGAGCGTGGAGTCGTAAATCACCGGCGGCTCGCCCAGGCGCATGATGGCGTTGCCCTTGTCGAGGGCCAGCTGCAGGCGGCGGGTGCGCTTTTCGCGGCGCACCAGCAGCTTGCCCACCTTCACCGAGTCGGGGCGGGCGGCCTGGGTGCGCTCGTCAAACTCCTGGCGGATGCGCTGGAGCTTGGCCTGGAGGCGTTCCTTGTTGTAAAAGCGGTTTCCGAGCTGGTAGATTGTTAGCTTTGGCAGCGGAAAGCGGCTGTTGGGCTTTTGCTGGTACAGGGCCGCAATCCGCTCGGCGTCGGCTTCCTGCACGCCTTCCAGCCGGATGCGGCTGAGCAGCTTCTGCTTAGGCCCCAGCAGCCGCAGCGGCGAACAGCCGGCCGCGAGCAGCAGGGCGCCGGCCAGCGCCGCGCGGGTGAGTAATCTTTCAGTATGCCGCCCTGGGCGGAAAGTAAACAGCGAATATGGTTTCAAAAGCAGTAGCGAAATACGTGCACGCGCTGCACCTGAAGAAATACCGGCTCCGCCACGGCGCCTTTCTGGTGGAAGGCGGCAAAAGTGTGGGGGAGCTGCTAGGTTCCGGGCTTCTAACGGAGCGGGTGTTCCTCACGGCTGAGTATGCCGCAAAAATCCCGCCGCTGCCCGCGAAGGTACCGGTTGAAATCGTGACGGAGGAAGAATTAACCAAACTTGGCACGCTGGCCAACAACACCACGGCCCTGGCCATTGCCCGCCTGCCCGACGAAACACCCTTGCAGCCCGAGCCCGGCCGCCTGCTGCTGGCCCTGGATGAAGTGCGCGACCCGGGCAACCTGGGCACCCTCATTCGCCTGGCCGACTGGTACGGCCTGCACGGGGTGGTGTGCTCCGAAACCTGCGCCGACCCCTGGGCCCCCAAAACCATTGCCGCCACCATGGGTTCGTTTACCCGCGTGCGGGTGTGGCAGCGCGAGCTGCCCGAGTGGCTCGACTCGCTGCCCGCCGCGCTGTCCCGCTACGGCGCCCACCTGGAAGGCGACAACGTGCACCGCCTCCATCTGCGCCCCGCCGGCGTGCTGATTATGGGCAGCGAGTCGCACGGGCCGCGCCCCGAGGTGCTGGCCCGCCTCACCCAGCGCCTCTACATTCCCGGCGCCGGCGGGGCCGAAAGCCTGAACGTGGCCGTGTCAGCCGCCATCCTGCTCGACAATTTCCACCGGGAGCTGTAGGGGTAATGTGCTGAGGTGGGGAATGTGCTCAGGTGCTAATGCTCCCCTCCCAAACGTAGCGCGAAAGGGAAGGGCCTGGCTTAAACTAACCTGCCGTAGCTATTGCCGATCAGCAAAAGTCCTTTACCATGAGCGTGGTAAAGGACTTTTTTACGTTGAATCACCCTTAGCTCTTTGTTAAAAGTTGGGTAGGTGCCTTTGACCAGGAGCTACTTATTCCACCACCAGGCGCAGGGCCTGGCTGCCTGCGCGCACCACGTACACGCCCGTGGCCCGGCCCGGCGGCAGCAGCAGCAGCGCCGTGCCGCCGGCATCGGCCGTGGCGGCCAACACCTGCCGGCCCAGGGCATCGAACACCATAACCGCCGTGCCGGGTTGCGCGCCCGTGAGGGTGGTGGCCTGGGTGGTCGGGTTGGGAAAGAGGGCCAGCCCGGCCTGGCCGCGCACGGCCACCGTGCGCACGGGCGAGTAGCTAAAGGTGCCGTCCAGGTCTACCTGACGCAGACGGTAGTAAACCGGGTTGGCCGCGTAGCGGGCAATGACCGGGTCCACGAGCTGGTACTGGTGGGGCTGGGTGCTGCTGCCGTAGCCGGGCACCTGCCCGATGCGGCGGAACGTGCGCCCGTCGGGGCTGGCTTCCACCTCAAACCGGTCGTTGTTCTTCTCGGAAGCCGTGGCCCAGCGCAGCAGCGCGTCGGCACCCTGGGTTTCGGCCGTGAAGCGCGTCAGCTCGACGGGCAGCGGGGCGGCGGCGCTGCTCACGGTGAGGCGGCCCAGCGCGGCGGTGGCAAACGAGAAGCTGCGGCTGGTGGCCGTGCCGGTGGCATTCTGCGCGCTGCCCACGGCGGCCCAGGCCGTCACCGGCACCGGGCTGCGCCAGGCCTGGGCGGGAGCAAAGCTGGTCAGGCCGTTGTCGTCGTCGGCGGGCCAGCTCAGGGTCACGGGCACGGCGGCGGCGGGGGCGGTGGTGGTTTCCACGGTCCAGATCCGGTCGATGCTCTGGCTGGCCGCGTTGGGCAGGGCCGTGCGGCTCACGTTGTCGAGCAGCAGGCCGGCGGCGCGGGTAGCCGTCACCTGGCCCAGGCTGGTGAGGTCCAGCGTCAGGCCGTGGCCGAAGTCGAGCACCCCGCTGCCGGCGGCCCGCACGATGCGCAGGTTGCCCTGCACGTACTGGCCGGGGCCCTCCCCGCTGAGGGTGGCCCCGTCGGGCAGGGTGAGCGTGGCGGCGGGGTCGGTGCGCAGCAGGCCGCTTTGCAGGGTCAGGGCCGTGCCCACGGTCAGGTCGGTGGGCACCGTGAGGGTGCGCTGGCCGCTGGCCCCGGTGTTGTTTACCACGAGGGTAGCCACGGTGGCCGCGCCGGGCGTGAAGGTCTGGTTGGTGGTGCCCGCGAAGAGCAGCGTGCCGCCCGAGGCGAGCGTGCCCGCGTTGGTCAGGTCGCCGGTGAGCTGCAGGGTGCCCGCGTTGGTGAGGCTGCTCCCGGCGTTGTTCTGCACCGTGCCGGCCACGTAGAAGGTAGTTCCGGCGCCCACCGTGAGCGTGGCCCCGGCGTTGGTGAGAGTGGCTTGGGCCAGGCCCGGCAGAGCGGGCAGCAGCAGGGCGAGAGTAAAGCGAAGTTTCATACGCCGGAAGGTTATACGAGATAGAGAGGGTGATTCGGCCCGGTGAATCAACAGGCTGACGTGGGGCCGGCCCGCCTCCGGCTGCCGCCGCCGGGCCTCGAAGGTTTTCAGGGCGGCAGTAGCCGTGGCGGCCTGGGCGTCGGCGGAGGCCGGGAAGGGGATGGGGCGGCTAAAACACCTGGAGCAGGGTCATAGCCCCCACCACCGCAACCCCGGCCCCGTTGGAGTTCTGGGCATGTAGCGAGACGACATCGCCGGCGGCGAGGGTGTAGTACAGCTCCTGGGTGATGTTCAGGTCGGCCTGCGAAGCGTACGAGCTGTGACTGACCCCGACGTAGTTGCCGTTTATCTTGAGGCGGGCGTACCCTTGCCCATTGCCGGACAGGTACATGCCCACGCTGTAGTAGATTTTGTAGACGCCGGGCGTGACGATGGTGACTTCGCTGGTGCCGGCATTGAACGAGAGGCCGGATACCTCGGGGCCAGTGACGAGGTTTATTCTGACCAAGCCATCCCCGAGCCGCACGGTCTGCTGAGATGCGGCCGAAAAAGTGCCGTACGCCGGTTTTACGCGCGCGCCCAGCAGCTGCCACAGCGGCGTGGTAGGGGTGCCGTTGTTACAATACAGGCCGGCGGTGCCGTCGGTCTGGTACACCACCAGGCCCGTGGCCGGGCTGCCGATGGCGGTGCGCTGGGTCTGGGTCAGGCGCGGGGGCAGCAGGCCCTTGCTGGTGCTGCTCACGTCGAGCGCGGCCGAGGCATTGGGCGGGCTGGTGCCGATGCCCACGCTGCCGCCCACCGTGGCGTTACCGCTGATGCTGGCGTTGCCGGCCACCTCCAGCTTCTGGCCGGGGATGCTGGTGCCAATGCCCACGTTGCCGTCGGCCCGCACCGTGAAGGTAGGCGTGAAGCTGCCCGTCGGGATGCCGCCCTCGCTGCTGGTACCGTCCATGCGGCCCACCACAAACTTGTCGTTGGCGTCGGCCCCGTCGCCTACCACCACGCGCAGCTCGCTCTGGTCGCTGGCCGGGTTCACGCGGTAGAGGCCCACCGGGTCGGTGTTCACGCCCGGCCCCACCCACTCGATGGCCTGGCCGGTGCCCGTGGCGCTGTTGCCGCCGTTGTCGCCGAGGCGCAGGTTGCCGCGCACGTCCAGCGCCTGGGTGGCGGGCTGGGCCGTGGTGGTGCCGATGCCCACGCGGCCGGCCACGGTGGCGCTGCCGGCGGTGAGCAGGCCGCCCACCGTGCCGGTGCCCGCCACCTGGAAGCTGGCGGCCTGCGCCGTGGCTGCCTGGTTCTGGATGAAGCCGGTGCCGGCCCCGGCGGGCGTGAGGTAGTCGGTGCCGGCGGTGGCGGCGCTCACCAGGCCGTTGCCATCGGCCCGCAGCAGGCCGCTCACGGTGCCGGCCCCGCCCTTGGTGGCGGGCACCACGTTGGCGTAGGTGGTGGCCGCGCCGGTGCTGGTGATGTCGCCCGTCAGGTTGGCGGTGCTACCGGCCGCCGTGGTCTGGGTGGTGCCATCGGGAAACCGGAAGCCGCCGCTGCTGCTGTACACCGTGCCGGCCACTTCTAGCTTCTGGGTGGGGCTGCTGGTGCCGATGCCCACGTTGGCATCGTTGCCCAGCACCACGGTGTTGCTGTTGGTCAGGGTCACGAAGGCGCCCAGGGCGGTGGCGTTGGTGATGTCGCGGGCCGCATAGCTGGGGCCGCTGTAGCTGCCCACCACCGTGTTGCCGGTGCCGGCTTCGCTACGCTCGCCGCTCATGTAGCCCAGAAACAGGTTGTAGTTGCCCGTGGTATTGCGGGACCCGCTCCCGTTGCCCAGAAACAGGTTGTAGTTGCCCGTGGTATTGGCGCCGCCGCTTATATACCCCACAAACACGTTCTCTTTGCCCGTGGTATTGGAGCCGCCGCTCTCGTTGCCGATAAAGTGGTTGTTGTAGCCCGTGGTGTTGCTGTAGCCGCTCAGGTAGCCAGCGAAATGGTTGTTGAAGCCCGTCGTGTTGGCCTCCCCGCTGCGGAAGCCCACAAACTGGTTGCTGCCGCCGGTGGTGTTGGCGTAGCCGCTCCGGTAGCCCACAAACAGATTCTCCTGGCCGCTGGTGTTGCTGTAGCCGCTGCGGTAGCCGCTGAACTGGTTGAAGCGGCCGGTGGTGGCCTGCCCGGCCTGGAAGCCCAGCAGCACGTTGTTGCCGACCGTGTTCTGGCCCAGGTTCAGCCCCCCATCGGCCCGCACGCCTACCCCAATGCCGCTGATGCTGGCCCCCGTGCCGGTCAGGGCCTGGTCCTGCAGGTTCAGGGGCTGGGTGGCGGTGTGGTTGCCCAGGTTGTCGCCGCTGCCGCTGCCGGCCGTGGCCAGCTGCTGCCAGCTGGGGGCGGCGGCCGTGCCGGCATTATAATAGAAGCCGGCCGGCGCACCGGTCTGGTACACAAGTAGGCCGGGGGCCGGACTGGCAATGCCGGCGGCGGCCACCACGCGGGGCAGCAGCAGACCCTTGCTGGAACTCACGATATCGAGGGCGGCCGAGGCATCGGGGGCGGTGGTGCCGATGCCGACGGAGCCCGTCTGATTCTGGGCGTGGGCAAGGCGGGGGGCGGCCAGCAGCGTGAGGGCAGCCAGGGACGTGAGGAGGTAGCGGTGGCGCATCGGGTACAGGGGAAAGCGAAGTGGGGAAGGCTACCGGCGGGCCGGGGCCGGGCCGGTAGCGGTGGGCTGCTCGCCGAGCAGGCGGGCCATCTGGGCTTGCAGGGTGAGCAGGCTGGCGTGGTCGGCGGCGCTGCCGGTTTGCAGGGCGGCGTTCTGGGCCTTCAGGGCCTCAATCTGCTGCTGCTGCTCCTTGAGGGCTTCCACCAGCACGGGCGTCAGGCGGGAGTAGTCCACGCTCTTGTAGCCGTCGGCGTCGGTGGTTACCATCTCGGGGTAGTAGGGCTCAATTTCCTGGGCAATGAAGCCCAGCTGCCGGCGGGCCTCAAACTGCTTCTCCGGGAAGGCGGCCTGCTTCCAGTAATAGGTCACCCCGCGCAGCTTCAGCACTGAGGCCAGCGCGCCCTGCACCGGCACCACGTCGCGCTTGTAGCGGCCGTCGGAGGCGCAGTTGAGGCCGCCCGAGGCGCAGATGTTGCCGATGACCGTCAGCTTCTGGCCGGGGTTGTCGGTGCCGATGCCCAGGTTGCCGTTGCTGTCGAAGCGGGCCCACTCGGTGACGGTGTTGGGGCCGCTGCTCACGTTGTTGGACTGCCCGAAGCGGATGCCGCCCAGCCCGCCGCCCTGCTGGTTGAGCAGCCAGGTTTCGCCCTGGTTGCCGCTGCGGTTCCACTGCAGGTAGGCGCCCTGGTTGCTGATGCGGCCGCTGCCGCGGGCCAGGATGCCGCCGTTCACGTCCAGGGCCTGGGTGGCGCTGGTGGTGCCCACGGCCAGGGTGCCACCCACCGTGGCGCTGCCGCCCACGGTGCTGCTGCCGGTCACAGTGCTGCTGCCGTTCACGTTGCTGTTGCCGGTCACGTTGCTGTTGCCGCCCACGGTACTGGTGCCCGTCACGAACGAGCTGCCCTGCACTTCGAGCTTCGTCCCCGGGCTGAAGGTCCCGATGCCGACATTGCCCGTACCGTCCTGCAAAAACAGCGACTGCACCCCGGGCCCGCCCACGCTCAAGCCCCCGCTGGTCAGCCGGAAATCGAACTTTGCAGCGCCGGTGACATCGTAAAAGCGCTGAATCTGGGAACCATAGGGCGTTTGCTGTATCACCAGGGGAATGCTACCGAGAGCTTCGTTGACGGCCGGGCTCACGCCGATGCTCAGCCGCTCGCTCACCAGCATGCCACCATTCACCCGGGCAAAGCCTTCCACGTCAAGCGGATAGTCGGGAGCCCGGCCCAGGCCCACCCGGCCGGAGTTGTCTATCTCGATACCCCGGTAGGGCGCGTTGCCGTTGATGAGGCGGAAGCCGTTCAGGTTCAGGGGTTGGGTGAGGGTGTGGCTGCCCAGGTTGTCGGCCGAGCTGGGCACGGTCACCGAGCCCCCGTTGGTCAGGCTGATGGTGCTGCCGCTGATGCCCAGCTGCTGGTTGTCGGGCAGCGTCACCGAGTTGCCGTTCGTGATGCTCAGACTGCTGCCGCTCAGGCTCAGCTGCTGGTTGTCGGGCAGGGTCACGGTATTGCCGTTCGTGATGCTCAGGCTGCTGCCGCTCAGGCTCAGGGT is a window from the Hymenobacter aquaticus genome containing:
- the tamL gene encoding translocation and assembly module lipoprotein TamL, with product MKPYSLFTFRPGRHTERLLTRAALAGALLLAAGCSPLRLLGPKQKLLSRIRLEGVQEADAERIAALYQQKPNSRFPLPKLTIYQLGNRFYNKERLQAKLQRIRQEFDERTQAARPDSVKVGKLLVRREKRTRRLQLALDKGNAIMRLGEPPVIYDSTLTAKTVEQIAIFLKSEGFFRSQVSATDTVVDRRFSLAHLFARPDTVHNRRVTVTYRIRENQPFHYTQLDYDIADSAVARVVLAGQPASLLRVNERYNENVIGQERSRLETLLKNAGYYDFRQQYITLEADTSFAPTTVRLRTIIADPGPGEQHQVYHIKRVRFITDAGTTRFGVKRDTLVRDSVYYLAYQHRFSTRVLDRKLSVRPGERYSLQNTLQTQRQLSDLDMFRFNTVSYNKIRPVNGDSISNRGQLIATVNASPTKKYQETTEFGGTYVAGLPGPFINFRLKVRNIFGGAEVLELGLRSGFEGQLSRTEDRSVLTTQLGANANLVLPQFLVPWNMNRFLTRYNPKTRISSSYTYVRRPEYTRTNLEATYDYIWQRSVFHQYVLTPFDLSVIYTPTIDDQFRKDLETLRVTQGSPLFRSFTSLFIPSINATSLYNSNDFTQTRDARYLRLFAEVGGLTRSLYQNSTNLTVYDFAKLSADYRRYHKLGPKSYFVYRLNTGVAHALTKTDGQYTIPYDKYFFAGGSSSVRAWRPRRLGTGSYTTYKLNDDGSNRIDEETGLPVRDYDLEQPGEVLIEGNLEYRFPIYSFINGALFTDFGNVWTLQEQDAKRQEAVFRLNRFYRQFAVGSGIGIRFDFTFLILRLDVATKVYDPTAPGNKYVLPNFRLGKSPNQTAFNLGIGYPF
- a CDS encoding TrmH family RNA methyltransferase; translated protein: MVSKAVAKYVHALHLKKYRLRHGAFLVEGGKSVGELLGSGLLTERVFLTAEYAAKIPPLPAKVPVEIVTEEELTKLGTLANNTTALAIARLPDETPLQPEPGRLLLALDEVRDPGNLGTLIRLADWYGLHGVVCSETCADPWAPKTIAATMGSFTRVRVWQRELPEWLDSLPAALSRYGAHLEGDNVHRLHLRPAGVLIMGSESHGPRPEVLARLTQRLYIPGAGGAESLNVAVSAAILLDNFHREL
- a CDS encoding T9SS type A sorting domain-containing protein, giving the protein MKLRFTLALLLPALPGLAQATLTNAGATLTVGAGTTFYVAGTVQNNAGSSLTNAGTLQLTGDLTNAGTLASGGTLLFAGTTNQTFTPGAATVATLVVNNTGASGQRTLTVPTDLTVGTALTLQSGLLRTDPAATLTLPDGATLSGEGPGQYVQGNLRIVRAAGSGVLDFGHGLTLDLTSLGQVTATRAAGLLLDNVSRTALPNAASQSIDRIWTVETTTAPAAAVPVTLSWPADDDNGLTSFAPAQAWRSPVPVTAWAAVGSAQNATGTATSRSFSFATAALGRLTVSSAAAPLPVELTRFTAETQGADALLRWATASEKNNDRFEVEASPDGRTFRRIGQVPGYGSSTQPHQYQLVDPVIARYAANPVYYRLRQVDLDGTFSYSPVRTVAVRGQAGLALFPNPTTQATTLTGAQPGTAVMVFDALGRQVLAATADAGGTALLLLPPGRATGVYVVRAGSQALRLVVE
- a CDS encoding beta strand repeat-containing protein, whose amino-acid sequence is MRHRYLLTSLAALTLLAAPRLAHAQNQTGSVGIGTTAPDASAALDIVSSSKGLLLPRVVAAAGIASPAPGLLVYQTGAPAGFYYNAGTAAAPSWQQLATAGSGSGDNLGNHTATQPLNLQDQALTGTGASISGIGVGVRADGGLNLGQNTVGNNVLLGFQAGQATTGRFNQFSGYRSGYSNTSGQENLFVGYRSGYANTTGGSNQFVGFRSGEANTTGFNNHFAGYLSGYSNTTGYNNHFIGNESGGSNTTGKENVFVGYISGGANTTGNYNLFLGNGSGSRNTTGNYNLFLGYMSGERSEAGTGNTVVGSYSGPSYAARDITNATALGAFVTLTNSNTVVLGNDANVGIGTSSPTQKLEVAGTVYSSSGGFRFPDGTTQTTAAGSTANLTGDITSTGAATTYANVVPATKGGAGTVSGLLRADGNGLVSAATAGTDYLTPAGAGTGFIQNQAATAQAASFQVAGTGTVGGLLTAGSATVAGRVGIGTTTAQPATQALDVRGNLRLGDNGGNSATGTGQAIEWVGPGVNTDPVGLYRVNPASDQSELRVVVGDGADANDKFVVGRMDGTSSEGGIPTGSFTPTFTVRADGNVGIGTSIPGQKLEVAGNASISGNATVGGSVGIGTSPPNASAALDVSSTSKGLLPPRLTQTQRTAIGSPATGLVVYQTDGTAGLYCNNGTPTTPLWQLLGARVKPAYGTFSAASQQTVRLGDGLVRINLVTGPEVSGLSFNAGTSEVTIVTPGVYKIYYSVGMYLSGNGQGYARLKINGNYVGVSHSSYASQADLNITQELYYTLAAGDVVSLHAQNSNGAGVAVVGAMTLLQVF
- a CDS encoding tail fiber domain-containing protein, with protein sequence MQHRYLLPSLAAALLLAASPRLALAQTSPGSVGIGTTTPNAAAALDISSTSQGLLLPRLTLAQRTALTASPTAPPVAGLVIYQTDNTPGLYAFDGSTWVRLGADNLGNHTATTNLGLNGNWLSNAPGSANGLRVSSAGRVGIGTATPAHPLTVKTDINGAGLGLATFGGQDKYNWSLTNGGLNLSESNVASGRIFVQDRTGNVGLGTTNPTTRLHLLGIAPSNNIALTATATASSTFSGADAPTNVNDDSPTSRWTSDPDRPFPQWVQLDVSATPVVVSEYQVLLSTSSTAAGAWEMQGSYDASSWTTLHTVSTNQPGNQYNSYPIDQPALYRYYRLLISRPRSGTSAVHVLEWKLIAGSPPPPTVVFRIEQGALQLGSSAAVSSFSTDGALTDNADSAVPTQKAVKTYVDARVTPTLSLSGSSLSITNGNTVTLPDNQQLSLSGSSLSITNGNSVTLPDNQQLGISGSTISLTNGGSVTVPSSADNLGSHTLTQPLNLNGFRLINGNAPYRGIEIDNSGRVGLGRAPDYPLDVEGFARVNGGMLVSERLSIGVSPAVNEALGSIPLVIQQTPYGSQIQRFYDVTGAAKFDFRLTSGGLSVGGPGVQSLFLQDGTGNVGIGTFSPGTKLEVQGSSFVTGTSTVGGNSNVTGNSNVNGSSTVTGSSTVGGSATVGGTLAVGTTSATQALDVNGGILARGSGRISNQGAYLQWNRSGNQGETWLLNQQGGGLGGIRFGQSNNVSSGPNTVTEWARFDSNGNLGIGTDNPGQKLTVIGNICASGGLNCASDGRYKRDVVPVQGALASVLKLRGVTYYWKQAAFPEKQFEARRQLGFIAQEIEPYYPEMVTTDADGYKSVDYSRLTPVLVEALKEQQQQIEALKAQNAALQTGSAADHASLLTLQAQMARLLGEQPTATGPAPARR